A genomic stretch from Caballeronia sp. LZ062 includes:
- the gsiD gene encoding glutathione ABC transporter permease GsiD, producing the protein MSVTVQAAQDSQQNVRTPWTEFWRKFRQQHVAMIAAVFVLLLIVIAIIAPYIAPFDPENYFDYDALNAGPSAAHWFGVDSLGRDILSRILVGSRISLTAGLLSVVIGAVIGTFFGLLAGYYEGWWDRIVMRISDVLFAFPGILLAIGVVAILGNGMVNVICAVAIFSIPAFARLVRGNTLALKHLTYIEAARSIGASDWTIIVRHILPGTISSVVVYFTMRIGTSIITAASLSFLGLGAQPPTPEWGAMLNEARADMAMAPHVAIFPSLAIFLTVLAFNLLGDGLRDALDPKLDRP; encoded by the coding sequence ATGAGCGTAACCGTGCAAGCCGCACAGGACAGCCAGCAGAACGTCCGCACGCCGTGGACCGAGTTCTGGCGCAAGTTCCGGCAGCAGCATGTCGCGATGATCGCGGCGGTGTTCGTGCTGCTGCTGATCGTGATCGCGATCATTGCGCCGTATATCGCGCCTTTCGATCCGGAGAACTACTTCGACTACGATGCGCTCAACGCGGGTCCGTCCGCGGCGCACTGGTTCGGCGTCGATTCGCTAGGGCGCGATATTCTCAGCCGCATTCTCGTCGGCAGCCGCATATCGTTGACGGCAGGTTTGCTGTCGGTGGTCATCGGTGCGGTGATCGGCACGTTCTTCGGCCTGCTCGCGGGCTATTATGAGGGATGGTGGGACCGCATCGTGATGCGCATCTCCGACGTGCTGTTCGCGTTTCCCGGCATTTTGCTCGCTATCGGCGTGGTCGCGATTCTCGGCAACGGCATGGTGAACGTGATCTGCGCCGTGGCCATCTTCAGCATTCCCGCGTTCGCACGGCTCGTTCGCGGCAACACGCTCGCGCTCAAGCATCTGACGTACATCGAGGCGGCACGCAGCATCGGCGCGTCGGACTGGACCATCATCGTGCGCCATATTCTGCCGGGCACGATTTCATCAGTGGTGGTGTACTTCACGATGCGCATCGGCACGTCGATCATCACGGCGGCGAGCCTCTCGTTTCTCGGCCTCGGCGCACAGCCGCCGACGCCCGAGTGGGGCGCGATGCTCAACGAAGCGCGCGCCGACATGGCGATGGCGCCGCACGTGGCCATCTTCCCGAGCCTCGCGATTTTCCTCACGGTGCTCGCGTTCAATTTGCTAGGCGACGGCTTGCGCGATGCACTCGATCCCAAACTGGACCGGCCGTGA
- a CDS encoding P1 family peptidase, which yields MTKAPHVGTLRAGARGTIADVADVTVGHCTLDDGSVQTGVTVVRPHSGDVYRAKVPAAACVINGFGKSVGLVQVDELGVLETPIALTNTFGVGAVASAQIHSTCEVNEAIGRDWPSVNPLVFECNDGYLNDMQAFAVEEAHYREALARCSKEFARGAVGAGRGMSCFELKGGIGSASRIVDIGANDYAIGALVLANFGRLPQLTIAGDPVGRRLHAATQSRMEPEQGSIIMLLATDAPLDARQLRRLAMRAAAGLARTGSVYGHGSGDIALAFSTAYTVAHDAAWVTLPPLLADARLDPLFQAAADSVEQAILDALFSAKTVTGRDGHQRLSLTDALKLQP from the coding sequence GTGACGAAAGCACCGCACGTAGGCACCTTGCGAGCGGGCGCACGCGGCACGATAGCGGATGTCGCGGACGTGACGGTCGGCCACTGCACGCTCGATGATGGCAGCGTGCAAACCGGCGTCACAGTCGTGCGTCCGCATAGCGGTGACGTGTATCGCGCGAAAGTGCCCGCCGCCGCGTGCGTCATCAACGGCTTTGGCAAGAGCGTCGGCCTCGTGCAAGTCGATGAACTCGGCGTGCTCGAAACACCGATTGCGTTGACGAATACGTTCGGTGTCGGTGCTGTAGCATCGGCACAGATTCATTCGACGTGCGAAGTAAATGAAGCGATAGGCCGTGACTGGCCGAGCGTCAATCCGCTCGTCTTCGAGTGCAACGACGGCTATCTGAACGACATGCAGGCGTTTGCGGTCGAAGAGGCGCACTATCGCGAAGCACTCGCCCGATGCTCGAAAGAATTCGCTCGCGGTGCCGTTGGCGCGGGCCGTGGCATGTCGTGCTTCGAGTTGAAAGGCGGCATTGGTTCGGCCTCCCGGATCGTGGACATCGGCGCAAACGACTATGCAATCGGCGCGCTCGTGCTCGCCAACTTCGGACGCTTGCCGCAACTGACGATAGCGGGCGACCCTGTCGGCCGCAGGCTGCACGCAGCCACGCAGAGTCGGATGGAGCCGGAACAAGGCAGCATCATCATGCTGCTCGCCACCGATGCGCCGCTTGATGCGCGACAGTTGCGCCGTCTCGCGATGCGCGCCGCCGCCGGGCTCGCGCGCACGGGATCGGTCTATGGCCACGGAAGCGGCGATATCGCGCTCGCGTTCTCTACGGCGTACACCGTTGCGCACGATGCCGCGTGGGTCACGCTGCCGCCCTTGCTTGCCGACGCGCGCCTCGATCCGCTTTTTCAGGCGGCTGCCGATAGCGTCGAACAAGCCATTCTCGATGCGCTATTCAGCGCGAAGACCGTGACGGGTCGCGACGGCCATCAGCGGCTGTCGCTTACGGATGCATTGAAACTTCAGCCATGA
- a CDS encoding M55 family metallopeptidase has protein sequence MKVLISSDIEGIAGVFHPEQTRPGNADYEQARRWMTHEANAAAQGAIEGGASEVWVNDSHGGFRNLLPDAFDARVQLVLGKPRTLGMMAGLEASPDLVFMVGYHARAQSRGILAHTINSAAFARVLLDGDEVGEAALYGRLAEERGARVALLTGDDVFGAETLQFFPDARFVCVKTAHGYSSGVTQTPAAACEAIRRAAREVVEGAAPETFGARHASKNMHCELRVQTSALADLFCQWPSLERIDGVTLAFDAPGAEHVVRTLNCLSAMSFMLR, from the coding sequence ATGAAAGTACTGATTTCGAGCGATATAGAAGGCATCGCGGGCGTGTTCCATCCGGAGCAAACGCGGCCGGGCAACGCGGACTACGAGCAGGCGCGTCGCTGGATGACGCATGAAGCGAACGCGGCGGCGCAGGGCGCAATCGAAGGCGGTGCGTCCGAAGTATGGGTCAACGATTCGCATGGAGGCTTTCGCAATCTCCTGCCCGATGCTTTCGATGCCCGCGTCCAGCTCGTGCTCGGCAAGCCACGCACGCTAGGCATGATGGCGGGCCTTGAGGCATCGCCCGATCTCGTGTTCATGGTCGGCTACCACGCGCGCGCGCAAAGCCGCGGGATTCTGGCGCATACGATCAATAGCGCGGCGTTCGCCCGCGTGCTGCTGGACGGTGACGAAGTCGGCGAAGCGGCGCTCTACGGCAGGCTCGCGGAAGAACGCGGTGCGCGCGTGGCGCTGCTGACGGGCGATGACGTCTTCGGCGCGGAGACGCTGCAGTTCTTTCCTGACGCGCGCTTCGTTTGCGTGAAGACGGCGCACGGCTATTCGAGCGGCGTCACGCAAACGCCCGCAGCGGCGTGCGAAGCGATCCGGCGCGCCGCCCGAGAAGTCGTCGAAGGAGCCGCGCCCGAAACGTTCGGCGCGCGCCATGCATCAAAAAACATGCACTGCGAACTGCGCGTGCAGACCAGCGCGCTCGCCGATCTTTTCTGCCAGTGGCCGTCGCTCGAACGCATCGACGGGGTCACGCTAGCCTTCGATGCGCCCGGTGCCGAGCACGTCGTTCGCACGCTCAATTGCCTTTCGGCAATGTCATTCATGTTGCGGTGA
- the crcB gene encoding fluoride efflux transporter CrcB → MYLSIIAVGLGGGLGSLLRWALGLRLNAVFPNLPLGTFSANVIAGYIIGVAVAFFARVPDVSVEWRLFVITGLMGGLSTFSTFSAEVVAHLQQGRLGWALAEIAIHVGASLLMTALGIATVAVVS, encoded by the coding sequence ATGTACCTGTCCATCATCGCGGTAGGACTCGGCGGCGGTCTTGGCTCGCTGCTCCGCTGGGCGCTCGGTCTGCGCCTCAACGCCGTGTTTCCGAACCTGCCGCTCGGCACGTTTTCCGCCAATGTGATTGCGGGTTACATCATCGGCGTGGCGGTCGCGTTCTTTGCGCGCGTCCCGGACGTTTCCGTCGAGTGGCGGCTTTTCGTGATCACCGGTTTGATGGGCGGCCTGTCCACGTTTTCGACGTTCTCGGCCGAAGTGGTCGCGCATCTCCAGCAAGGGCGGCTCGGCTGGGCGCTCGCGGAAATCGCGATTCACGTCGGCGCGTCGCTCTTGATGACCGCGCTCGGCATTGCAACGGTGGCCGTCGTAAGCTAA
- a CDS encoding GNAT family N-acetyltransferase has translation MPEFPLIEIRPYRASDLDGVIDLFLRAVRETASADYNEKQIDVWAQADPDEWAVARASRPTWVAFSGGQLAGFADLERNGLIDMMFVHPDHQRKGVATALLARIEAEADEAGMQVLHTYASATGRPFFEYCGFTMLLARAVVVRGQRFVQFVMEKVL, from the coding sequence ATGCCCGAGTTCCCGCTAATCGAAATCAGACCGTACCGGGCGAGTGATCTCGACGGCGTGATCGACCTGTTCCTGCGCGCGGTGCGCGAGACGGCATCGGCCGATTACAACGAAAAGCAGATCGACGTCTGGGCGCAAGCCGATCCCGACGAATGGGCCGTCGCGCGCGCAAGCCGGCCCACGTGGGTGGCGTTTAGCGGCGGCCAGCTCGCCGGTTTCGCCGATCTGGAACGAAACGGCCTGATCGACATGATGTTCGTTCATCCGGACCACCAGCGCAAAGGCGTCGCCACGGCGCTGCTCGCGCGCATCGAGGCGGAGGCGGATGAGGCGGGTATGCAGGTGCTGCATACGTATGCGAGCGCGACTGGCCGGCCGTTCTTCGAATACTGCGGATTCACCATGTTGTTGGCGCGGGCGGTCGTCGTGCGCGGGCAGCGGTTCGTGCAGTTCGTGATGGAGAAAGTGCTGTAA
- the hutH gene encoding histidine ammonia-lyase — translation MITLTPGKLTLPQLRRIARGSDSLRLDPASFPAIDASARAVAAIAAKGYPAYGINTGFGRLANTHIPAEQLELLQRNLVLSHAVGVGEPMSRPVVRLLMALKLSSLGRGHSGIRREVIEALVTLFNADVLPIIPVKGSVGASGDLSPLAHMSTVLLGIGEVTIRGERASALDGLAVAGLKPLTLQAKEGLALLNGTQASAALALYHLFAIEDLFRTGLVAGALSVDAAAGSVVPFDARIHELRGHRGQIDAAAAYRALLAGSGINLSHADCEKVQDPYSLRCQPQVMGACLDQMRHAADVLLIEANAVSDNPLIFPETGEVLSGGNFHAEPVAFAADNLALAAAEIGALAERRIALLIDATLSGLPPFLVRDGGVNSGFMIAHVTAAALASENKTLAHPASVDSLPTSANQEDHVSMATFAARKLGDIASNTANILAIELLAAAQGVDLRAPHKTSAPLIEVMNTLRAHVPHYDLDRYFAPDIAAIAKLVEQGVIARHSPFAFASEAFEQADASA, via the coding sequence ATGATCACGCTGACGCCCGGAAAACTCACGCTGCCGCAACTGCGCCGCATCGCGCGCGGTTCCGATTCGCTGCGCCTCGATCCCGCGAGCTTTCCCGCTATCGACGCGAGCGCCCGCGCGGTCGCTGCCATTGCCGCAAAGGGCTATCCGGCGTACGGCATCAATACGGGCTTCGGGCGGCTCGCGAACACGCATATTCCCGCGGAGCAACTCGAACTGTTGCAGCGCAATCTGGTGCTGTCGCACGCGGTGGGCGTGGGCGAACCGATGTCGCGTCCGGTCGTGCGGCTGCTCATGGCGCTCAAGCTGTCGAGCCTCGGGCGCGGCCATTCGGGCATCCGCCGCGAAGTGATCGAGGCGCTCGTCACGCTCTTCAACGCTGACGTGCTGCCGATCATTCCGGTAAAGGGCTCGGTCGGCGCATCCGGCGATCTTTCGCCGCTCGCGCACATGTCGACGGTGCTGCTCGGCATCGGCGAAGTCACGATTCGCGGCGAACGCGCGAGCGCGCTCGACGGTCTCGCGGTCGCTGGCCTCAAGCCGCTGACGCTGCAGGCCAAGGAAGGACTCGCGCTGCTCAACGGCACGCAGGCTTCCGCGGCGCTGGCGTTGTATCACCTCTTTGCCATCGAGGACTTGTTCCGCACCGGGCTCGTCGCGGGTGCGCTGTCGGTGGATGCGGCCGCAGGCTCGGTCGTGCCGTTCGATGCGCGCATCCACGAACTGCGCGGGCATCGCGGACAGATCGACGCCGCAGCCGCGTATCGCGCGTTGCTCGCGGGCTCGGGCATCAATCTGTCGCATGCGGATTGCGAAAAGGTGCAGGACCCGTACAGCCTGCGCTGCCAGCCGCAAGTGATGGGCGCGTGCCTCGACCAGATGCGCCACGCCGCCGACGTCCTGCTGATCGAAGCGAACGCCGTCTCCGACAATCCGCTTATCTTCCCGGAGACCGGCGAAGTGCTGTCAGGCGGCAACTTCCACGCTGAACCGGTTGCTTTCGCCGCCGACAATCTCGCGCTCGCCGCTGCTGAAATCGGCGCGCTGGCGGAGCGGCGCATCGCGCTGCTGATCGACGCCACGCTGTCCGGCCTGCCGCCGTTTCTCGTGCGCGACGGCGGCGTCAACTCCGGCTTCATGATCGCGCATGTGACGGCGGCCGCGCTCGCTTCCGAGAACAAGACGCTGGCGCATCCCGCTTCCGTCGATTCGCTGCCCACTTCCGCGAATCAGGAAGATCACGTTTCGATGGCCACGTTCGCTGCGCGCAAGCTCGGCGATATCGCGAGCAACACGGCCAACATTCTCGCCATCGAGTTGCTCGCGGCGGCGCAGGGCGTCGATCTGCGCGCGCCGCACAAGACGAGCGCGCCGCTCATCGAGGTGATGAACACGCTGCGCGCGCACGTGCCGCACTACGACCTGGACCGATACTTCGCGCCGGACATCGCGGCCATCGCGAAGCTGGTCGAACAAGGCGTCATCGCGAGGCATAGCCCGTTCGCGTTCGCATCCGAAGCATTCGAGCAAGCGGACGCGAGCGCATGA
- the hutC gene encoding histidine utilization repressor, translating into MNTPAYQEIKDYILQRIHIGEWREGDQVPSENELAREFKVARMTVNRALRELTAEQVLTRVQGAGTFVAQPKYASTLVEIRSISDEIAARGHAYRAQVLHLGASIVDEALAAEMQLALGRPVFHSRVLHFENDEPVQLEERYVNPALAPEYARQDFTTITPNQYLMIAAPLQRVEYRIEASVPSPEIREALAMGVHEPCLLLHRRTWSRDAVASVANLWHPGDRYQFTGHF; encoded by the coding sequence ATGAACACGCCCGCGTATCAGGAGATCAAGGACTACATCCTGCAGCGCATTCATATCGGCGAGTGGCGCGAGGGCGATCAGGTGCCCTCGGAAAACGAGCTGGCGCGCGAATTCAAGGTCGCGCGCATGACCGTCAACCGCGCGCTGCGCGAACTGACGGCCGAACAGGTGCTCACGCGCGTGCAAGGCGCGGGGACGTTCGTCGCGCAGCCGAAGTACGCGTCGACGCTCGTCGAGATTCGCAGCATTTCCGACGAAATCGCTGCGCGCGGCCATGCGTATCGTGCGCAAGTGCTGCATCTGGGCGCATCCATCGTCGACGAGGCGCTCGCCGCTGAGATGCAGCTCGCGCTCGGCAGGCCGGTGTTTCATTCGCGCGTGCTGCACTTCGAGAACGACGAGCCGGTGCAGCTGGAAGAACGTTACGTGAACCCGGCGCTCGCGCCGGAGTACGCGCGGCAGGATTTCACGACGATCACGCCGAACCAGTACCTGATGATCGCCGCCCCGCTTCAGCGCGTGGAGTACCGGATCGAGGCGTCCGTGCCATCACCGGAAATCCGCGAGGCGCTCGCGATGGGCGTCCACGAGCCGTGTCTCTTGCTGCATCGGCGCACGTGGTCGCGGGATGCGGTCGCGTCTGTCGCGAACCTGTGGCATCCCGGCGACCGCTATCAATTCACCGGGCATTTCTGA
- a CDS encoding HutD family protein, with product MTIIPAASLIDVPWKNGGGITREIAAGPPGASLDAFAWRLSIADVSSDGAFSVFPGVDRVLVLLDGVGMRLAEAGGREHRLDQPLAMARFAGETPISASLINGPTRDFNVMVRRDRARTSVCVRRAGRHELARAHELTFVYCARGRVSIACADGSRAVLDVGDTVRVEQPCAVEATSDAAWLVIGIEEIRA from the coding sequence GTGACGATCATTCCTGCGGCTTCGCTCATCGACGTGCCGTGGAAGAACGGCGGCGGCATCACGCGCGAGATTGCGGCGGGGCCGCCGGGCGCGTCGCTCGATGCGTTCGCGTGGCGCTTGTCGATTGCCGATGTATCGTCCGACGGCGCTTTTTCGGTGTTTCCGGGCGTCGATCGCGTGCTCGTGCTGCTGGACGGCGTAGGGATGCGGCTCGCCGAAGCGGGTGGCCGGGAGCATCGGCTGGACCAACCGCTCGCGATGGCGCGCTTCGCCGGTGAAACGCCGATTAGCGCGAGTCTGATCAACGGACCGACGCGCGATTTCAACGTGATGGTGCGGCGCGACCGGGCGCGCACGTCGGTGTGCGTCCGGCGCGCCGGGCGTCATGAACTGGCGCGGGCGCACGAATTGACATTCGTCTACTGCGCACGCGGGCGGGTGAGCATCGCTTGCGCCGACGGCTCGCGTGCGGTGCTCGATGTCGGCGATACCGTGCGCGTCGAGCAGCCGTGCGCTGTTGAAGCTACAAGCGATGCGGCGTGGCTCGTCATCGGCATCGAGGAGATACGAGCTTGA
- a CDS encoding DUF4148 domain-containing protein, translating to MKSFVPALVIASALAAPTFAFAQSNAPVTRAQVRAELAQLEKAGYNPSQDRVSYPQNLQAAQARVNAEQGAVAETSYGPSSAGTAQSGARSAVSMSDRNSVYFGH from the coding sequence ATCAAGTCATTCGTTCCGGCACTCGTTATCGCTTCGGCTCTGGCCGCCCCGACTTTCGCGTTCGCGCAAAGCAACGCGCCCGTCACGCGCGCTCAGGTCCGCGCGGAACTGGCCCAACTGGAAAAGGCTGGTTACAACCCGTCGCAAGACCGCGTGAGCTATCCGCAAAACCTGCAAGCCGCTCAAGCGCGTGTGAACGCCGAGCAAGGCGCGGTGGCAGAAACGTCGTACGGTCCCTCGTCCGCCGGTACGGCGCAATCGGGCGCTCGCTCGGCTGTGTCGATGTCGGATCGCAACTCGGTCTACTTCGGCCACTAA
- a CDS encoding CDP-diacylglycerol diphosphatase, giving the protein MQIITQCLLFCAAVALGVASSPVRAGSSDALWQIVHDRCVPAAEGAPVEQPCAEVNRAGGYAVLKDLVGVAQYLLIPTARVSGIESPALLEPETPNYWRDAWNARHYVDDALRRLLPRDELSLAVNSASGRTQNQLHIHIDCLADDVAETLRETGPGIGTQWKPLPVRLRGHRYRAMRIDDADLSRTDPFRLLAATVAQEGGSMGDQTLLLVGGQRSDGAPAFFLLNDSVGPGDLASSEELQDHTCALAGRTIIKP; this is encoded by the coding sequence ATGCAGATCATCACACAGTGCCTTCTATTCTGCGCCGCTGTGGCGCTCGGCGTGGCGTCGTCGCCCGTGCGCGCTGGCAGCTCCGACGCGCTCTGGCAGATCGTCCACGACCGCTGCGTGCCCGCCGCCGAGGGCGCGCCCGTCGAGCAGCCGTGCGCCGAGGTGAACCGCGCGGGCGGCTATGCGGTGCTGAAGGATCTCGTCGGCGTCGCGCAGTATCTGCTGATTCCGACCGCACGCGTGAGCGGCATCGAGAGTCCCGCGCTGCTGGAACCGGAGACGCCAAATTACTGGCGCGATGCATGGAATGCGCGCCATTACGTCGACGACGCGCTGCGCCGCCTCTTGCCGCGCGACGAACTGTCGCTGGCGGTCAATTCGGCGAGCGGACGCACGCAGAACCAGCTGCATATTCATATCGACTGTCTGGCGGACGACGTGGCCGAGACGCTGCGCGAAACGGGGCCGGGCATCGGCACCCAATGGAAGCCGCTGCCTGTGCGGCTGCGCGGACACAGGTATCGCGCGATGCGCATCGACGACGCGGACCTTTCCCGCACCGATCCGTTCAGGCTGCTGGCCGCGACTGTCGCGCAGGAAGGCGGCTCCATGGGCGATCAGACCTTGCTACTGGTCGGCGGACAGCGTAGCGACGGCGCACCGGCGTTCTTTCTGCTCAACGATAGCGTCGGTCCGGGCGATCTCGCGTCGTCGGAAGAGCTACAGGATCACACGTGCGCGCTGGCCGGACGCACGATCATCAAACCGTGA
- a CDS encoding aspartate carbamoyltransferase, producing the protein MRRLNMTRDAFASRIGVSRRALDTWLLPDESPESRVMPEIAGRYVGEILAGMPEGGTSTQSAYSIGFEGRPQLLSIDQFSRDSAEALFRTADMMQPIARRRKITRVLEGAVLANLFFEASTRTRVSFGAAFCRLGGSVCDTTGFTFSSMAKGESIYDTSRVISGYADAIVVRHPEQGSVAEFARATNVPVINAGDGPGEHPSQALLDLYTVQREFSRLGKIVDGAHIVMVGDLKYGRTVHSLAKLLSLYKGLKFTLVSPQSLEMPAHILDRIARGGHVIEQTSDLRAGLAGADVVYATRIQKERFADESIEGYTPDFQINQALVDEACGRDTLIMHPLPRDSRPGANDLATDLNHDLRLAIFRQTDNGIAVRMALFAVLLGVENQVRHSMRDATWKSPASIGPDDAVFQGFDC; encoded by the coding sequence ATGCGGCGTCTGAACATGACCCGCGATGCGTTTGCATCGCGCATCGGCGTATCGCGGCGGGCGCTGGACACGTGGCTGCTGCCGGACGAATCGCCCGAATCGCGCGTCATGCCGGAAATCGCGGGGCGCTATGTCGGCGAGATTCTCGCGGGGATGCCGGAAGGCGGCACGTCTACGCAGAGCGCATATTCCATCGGATTTGAAGGGCGGCCGCAGTTGCTGTCCATCGACCAGTTCTCGCGCGATTCTGCCGAGGCCCTTTTTCGCACCGCCGACATGATGCAGCCCATCGCGCGCCGCCGGAAAATCACGCGCGTGCTGGAAGGCGCGGTGCTCGCCAATCTGTTCTTCGAGGCCAGCACGCGCACGCGCGTGAGCTTCGGCGCGGCGTTCTGCCGGCTGGGCGGCTCGGTGTGCGACACGACAGGCTTCACGTTTTCGTCGATGGCGAAGGGCGAATCCATCTACGACACGAGCCGCGTCATCAGCGGTTACGCCGACGCGATCGTCGTGCGGCATCCCGAACAGGGCTCGGTAGCGGAATTCGCGCGGGCGACGAACGTGCCGGTGATCAACGCGGGCGACGGACCGGGCGAGCATCCGAGCCAGGCGCTGCTCGATCTGTACACGGTTCAGCGCGAGTTTTCGCGTCTGGGCAAGATCGTGGACGGCGCGCACATCGTGATGGTCGGCGACCTGAAATACGGCCGCACGGTGCACTCGCTCGCCAAGTTGCTGTCGCTGTACAAAGGGCTGAAGTTCACGCTCGTTTCGCCCCAGTCGCTGGAGATGCCGGCGCATATCCTCGACCGCATCGCGCGCGGCGGCCACGTGATCGAGCAGACGAGCGATCTGCGCGCGGGCCTCGCCGGTGCGGACGTCGTCTACGCGACGCGCATCCAGAAAGAGCGGTTCGCTGACGAGTCCATCGAAGGTTACACGCCGGACTTCCAGATCAATCAGGCGCTCGTCGACGAGGCATGCGGGCGCGACACGCTGATCATGCATCCGCTGCCGCGTGACAGCCGTCCCGGCGCGAACGATCTCGCGACCGACCTGAATCACGATTTGCGGCTCGCTATCTTCCGGCAGACGGACAACGGCATCGCCGTGCGCATGGCGCTGTTCGCGGTGCTGCTGGGCGTCGAGAATCAGGTGCGTCATTCGATGCGCGACGCGACGTGGAAATCGCCCGCATCCATCGGCCCTGACGATGCGGTGTTTCAGGGCTTCGATTGCTGA
- a CDS encoding secondary thiamine-phosphate synthase enzyme YjbQ, translated as MKQALHHLTLATGSRGLHEVTREIDRWIDLQDIRTGLLTVFCRHTSASLLIQENADPDVRADLERYFEAVAPEAPGRYIHDAEGPDDMPAHLRTALTTVQLSIPVEAGRMVLGTWQGIYVFEHRAAPHHRELVLHLIGE; from the coding sequence ATGAAACAGGCACTCCACCATCTGACGCTCGCAACCGGCTCGCGCGGCCTGCACGAAGTCACGCGCGAGATCGACCGCTGGATCGACTTGCAGGACATCCGCACGGGCCTGCTGACGGTGTTTTGCCGTCATACGTCGGCGTCGCTCCTGATTCAGGAGAACGCCGATCCGGACGTGCGCGCGGACCTCGAACGGTATTTCGAAGCGGTCGCGCCGGAAGCGCCGGGCCGCTATATCCACGACGCGGAAGGCCCCGACGACATGCCCGCGCATCTTCGCACCGCGCTCACTACCGTTCAGCTTTCCATTCCCGTGGAAGCGGGCCGCATGGTGCTCGGCACGTGGCAGGGCATCTATGTGTTCGAGCACCGGGCGGCGCCGCATCACCGCGAACTCGTGTTGCATCTGATCGGTGAGTAA